From Jeotgalibaca dankookensis, one genomic window encodes:
- the recN gene encoding DNA repair protein RecN, protein MLQELSIKNFAIIDTLQISFEQGMTVLTGETGAGKSIIIDAVGLLAGGRGSADFIRHGEDKTVIQGLFQMPESSQLASLMEEYGISYEPDQILLQRELSSSGKNVARVNGTIVTVSVLREIAAHLIDIHGQNEHQELMNPAKHLDLLDQFGDSELGRLIASYQDTYQIFIGVKQERDRLLLDEQQNIQRIDLLTFQISEIEGANLQNDAEEEALIEERNLLANYQRILQGLTTLYNALEGEDGNGLDQIGVGLGAIERIESLSPTYQDLTKRISEAYFQLQDVATTVRDEIDEMTYDEARLNEIEVRLELLKQLKRKYGSSIEEIKDYYEKISLELDMISNKESYLEKLATRYEAAEIDLYAKGRQLKTKRQKIAHNLETEIQEQLKALYMEKATFYVVFEEEEVIHPDGLNAVEFYIAPNVGEPPKPLAKIASGGELSRMMLAMKAIFTQNQEITSIIFDEVDTGVSGRVAQAIANKIHLVSEHSQVLCITHLPQVAAIADNHFYIEKDVVEERTFTHVFKIVGKKRTNEVARMLAGTEITELSLAHAEELLDLAKK, encoded by the coding sequence ATGCTGCAAGAACTATCTATAAAAAATTTCGCTATTATCGATACCCTTCAAATCAGTTTTGAGCAAGGAATGACTGTTTTGACAGGGGAAACAGGCGCCGGAAAATCAATTATCATTGATGCGGTTGGCTTATTAGCTGGTGGGCGAGGGAGTGCGGACTTCATTCGCCACGGGGAAGATAAAACAGTCATTCAAGGCTTGTTTCAAATGCCTGAATCCTCCCAGCTTGCCTCTTTGATGGAAGAATACGGTATTAGTTATGAACCGGACCAAATTTTACTTCAACGTGAGCTGAGTAGTAGTGGAAAAAACGTTGCCCGCGTCAACGGGACTATTGTGACTGTATCAGTTTTAAGAGAAATTGCTGCTCATTTGATTGATATTCATGGGCAAAATGAGCATCAAGAGTTAATGAACCCAGCTAAACATTTAGACTTACTGGATCAATTTGGCGATTCAGAGTTGGGACGGTTAATCGCTAGTTATCAGGATACCTATCAAATTTTTATTGGAGTCAAACAAGAACGGGATCGTTTACTCTTAGATGAGCAACAAAATATCCAACGCATCGACTTGCTGACTTTTCAAATTAGTGAAATTGAGGGTGCTAATCTCCAAAATGATGCCGAAGAAGAAGCGTTAATTGAAGAAAGAAACCTTTTAGCTAATTATCAGCGTATTTTACAAGGACTTACCACTCTTTATAATGCACTTGAGGGCGAAGATGGCAATGGATTGGATCAAATTGGAGTCGGACTAGGAGCAATTGAACGTATTGAGTCACTAAGTCCAACTTACCAAGACTTAACGAAGCGTATTTCAGAAGCTTATTTTCAACTACAAGATGTGGCCACAACGGTTCGTGACGAGATAGACGAAATGACGTACGATGAAGCGCGTTTAAATGAAATTGAAGTCAGATTAGAATTGCTAAAACAACTCAAACGCAAATATGGCAGTTCTATTGAAGAAATTAAAGACTACTATGAAAAGATTTCTTTGGAATTAGATATGATATCCAATAAAGAAAGTTACCTTGAAAAATTGGCTACACGTTATGAAGCTGCCGAAATAGATTTATATGCAAAAGGGCGTCAATTAAAAACCAAACGTCAAAAAATCGCTCATAACTTAGAAACAGAAATTCAAGAACAGCTCAAAGCACTCTATATGGAAAAAGCAACTTTCTATGTCGTTTTTGAAGAAGAGGAAGTGATTCATCCCGATGGTTTGAATGCCGTAGAGTTTTATATTGCTCCTAACGTTGGGGAACCACCTAAACCACTTGCTAAAATAGCGAGTGGTGGTGAATTATCGCGAATGATGCTTGCTATGAAAGCTATTTTCACGCAGAACCAGGAAATTACTAGTATCATTTTCGATGAGGTAGACACAGGAGTTAGCGGTCGGGTAGCTCAAGCTATTGCCAATAAAATCCATCTTGTTTCTGAGCACTCCCAAGTTTTATGTATAACGCATCTCCCTCAAGTCGCAGCGATTGCGGACAATCATTTTTATATTGAAAAGGACGTTGTTGAGGAAAGAACGTTTACGCATGT
- a CDS encoding TlyA family RNA methyltransferase — MEKERIDLLVVQQGLADSREKAKRMVMAGQIYDQNNLRYDKAGEKVPVTVQLHIKGETLKYVSRGGLKLEKALTVFEISVADKIVLDIGSSTGGFTDAALQNGAKHCYALDVGTNQLDWKIRNDDRVTVMEQTNFRYSKLEDFKEGQPEFACMDVSFISLRIILPVLKQILKIGGSAVALIKPQFEAGKEKVGKKGIVSDPLIHKEVLKNILTFANHTGFDVRGIDFSPITGGTGNIEFIAHFVSVEEDEGSIAADVSISRVIEDAHSQLKNHTVRIH, encoded by the coding sequence ATGGAAAAAGAACGGATTGATTTATTAGTAGTTCAACAAGGTTTAGCTGATTCAAGAGAAAAAGCGAAACGGATGGTTATGGCAGGACAAATTTACGACCAAAATAACTTACGTTATGACAAAGCAGGCGAAAAAGTACCTGTAACGGTACAGCTACATATAAAAGGCGAAACACTAAAATATGTTAGCCGCGGTGGCTTAAAATTAGAAAAAGCCCTCACTGTTTTTGAAATCTCGGTAGCAGATAAAATTGTCCTCGATATTGGCTCTTCAACCGGGGGATTTACAGATGCGGCTTTACAAAATGGGGCCAAACATTGTTACGCGCTTGACGTGGGTACCAACCAACTAGATTGGAAAATCCGTAACGACGACCGGGTAACTGTGATGGAACAGACAAATTTTCGGTATAGTAAATTAGAAGACTTTAAAGAGGGGCAACCTGAATTTGCTTGTATGGATGTTTCTTTTATTTCCTTACGTATTATTCTACCGGTCTTAAAGCAAATCCTCAAAATTGGTGGATCTGCCGTTGCTTTAATTAAACCGCAATTTGAAGCGGGTAAAGAAAAAGTAGGTAAAAAAGGAATTGTTTCAGATCCACTGATTCATAAAGAGGTCCTTAAAAATATATTAACATTCGCTAACCATACTGGTTTTGATGTTAGAGGGATTGATTTTTCACCGATTACCGGCGGGACAGGGAATATTGAATTTATTGCACATTTTGTCTCAGTAGAGGAAGACGAAGGAAGCATCGCAGCGGATGTTTCTATTTCCAGAGTCATCGAAGATGCTCATAGTCAATTGAAGAACCATACCGTTCGTATTCATTGA